The Thalassotalea sp. 273M-4 genome includes a region encoding these proteins:
- a CDS encoding MAPEG family protein — protein sequence MSSYFLYPLVSMLLLTFVVWLYMYIRRLHYVFSHKIKAQQLHRPEQLTELIPEPINRSANNLKNLFELPIIFYALILTCFIFNWYDPLLLNFAWGFVMLRALHSIIHCTYNRVSHRFIVYMLSSICLWAMLLFVVSKVWSNG from the coding sequence ATGAGCTCATATTTTCTTTACCCTCTTGTCTCGATGTTGCTCTTAACCTTTGTGGTTTGGTTATACATGTATATTCGGCGCTTACATTATGTGTTCAGCCATAAAATCAAGGCACAACAGCTGCACCGACCAGAACAACTCACAGAGCTTATTCCTGAGCCAATAAATCGCTCGGCCAATAATTTAAAAAACTTATTTGAACTGCCGATCATTTTTTACGCCTTAATACTCACCTGTTTTATTTTTAATTGGTACGATCCGTTGTTGCTAAATTTTGCTTGGGGGTTTGTTATGTTACGTGCCCTTCATAGCATCATTCACTGTACCTACAATCGAGTTTCTCATAGGTTTATCGTTTATATGCTAAGCTCTATTTGTCTTTGGGCAATGTTATTGTTTGTGGTATCGAAGGTGTGGTCAAATGGCTGA
- a CDS encoding TonB-dependent receptor, with protein sequence MAKSMAWGLALLPLAISSSLAAQTVIGVVFDVNGKPLKSVKVKIKNKSVFTDVNGQFVFKQLDDKAHEVHFSAPGYSHISKQVNANDTTPLNVTLSQSSIEILDVYATPLHASTIESAQPVNVLVADELRSKQASTLGDTLKGEVGVHSTSYGNVSSSPVIRGMDGPRVLVTQNGLDVGDASRVGPDHIVSGEASTATQIEVLRGPSTLFYGSGAIGGVVNVVDERVPTHNDTLVNYLLAHESVNDQNSASLNLNTGKGKFALHLDGFWRQSNDVNIPGYAENQHDLHDEDHEDEHEDEHEEELSDEHESEHDDEKKGVIENTAAKASGFNIGTSYLLDNGYVGVSYGRLARQYGIPGHAHGEDAHDSHQEDVNPIEGEEHSDDSVSGDLTQNRYQMLSALSYENDFINQINTKLAFTDYQHQEIEDGVVGTVFKNKMMEARADFYHHEVNGWTGAWTAHYKSNDFEAIGDEAFTPPSKTDAMALVWLEEKHFGDFLWQLGARIEHVKITVEDSHDDADSHDEHDEDIDLDEIKSQSFTPLSLSAGTVWDYQQGYNLAFSLSYSQRAPSAAELFANGPHIGTNTYEIGAIFDVEAHQGHADIGLNSQKVDLETSYNIDLTWRKFEGNFGFVFSAFYNHIDDYYYQQNTALFANNGHQHDEGILDEFLLEEEEGLPIYQFQQADVDMYGFEAELAYQISEPLKATLIADYIRAKLTDGGNLPRIPPMRIGSELTYQQDNYAISSTLSHYFKQNDVADLETSTKGYTMLDAKADFYLDGFGDDFVIFVKAQNLTNEEARVHGSFLKDTAPLPGRNFSVGIRGSF encoded by the coding sequence TCAATGGCCTGGGGCTTAGCATTATTACCATTAGCTATTTCAAGCTCTCTGGCAGCCCAAACGGTTATTGGTGTTGTCTTTGATGTAAATGGCAAACCACTTAAATCAGTCAAAGTAAAAATAAAGAACAAATCCGTTTTTACCGATGTAAATGGCCAATTTGTATTTAAACAACTTGATGATAAAGCGCATGAAGTACATTTCTCTGCGCCGGGCTATAGCCATATTAGCAAACAAGTTAACGCAAACGACACAACACCATTAAACGTAACATTATCACAATCATCTATTGAAATTCTCGACGTGTATGCCACCCCATTACACGCATCCACTATTGAATCGGCCCAACCAGTAAATGTCTTAGTGGCTGACGAATTACGCAGCAAACAAGCCTCAACCCTAGGCGATACATTAAAAGGTGAAGTCGGCGTACATTCAACGTCTTATGGTAATGTTTCAAGTAGCCCAGTTATACGTGGTATGGATGGTCCTCGAGTTTTAGTAACTCAAAATGGTTTAGATGTTGGCGATGCATCTCGTGTTGGCCCTGATCACATTGTCTCAGGCGAAGCATCAACCGCGACTCAAATCGAAGTCTTAAGAGGTCCATCAACGCTCTTCTACGGCAGTGGTGCCATCGGTGGGGTCGTGAACGTTGTTGATGAACGTGTACCTACTCATAACGATACCTTGGTAAATTACTTGCTTGCACATGAATCAGTCAATGATCAAAACTCTGCTTCATTAAACCTAAACACTGGCAAAGGCAAATTTGCCCTTCATTTAGATGGATTCTGGCGTCAATCAAATGACGTCAATATTCCCGGTTATGCCGAAAATCAGCACGATTTACACGATGAGGATCATGAAGACGAACATGAAGACGAACATGAAGAAGAGCTGAGTGATGAGCACGAAAGTGAGCATGATGATGAGAAAAAAGGGGTAATTGAAAATACTGCAGCTAAAGCGAGTGGGTTCAATATCGGCACCAGTTATTTATTAGATAATGGTTATGTTGGGGTTTCTTACGGTCGTCTTGCAAGACAATACGGTATTCCTGGCCACGCTCATGGTGAAGATGCACATGACAGTCACCAAGAAGATGTTAACCCTATCGAAGGGGAAGAGCACAGTGATGACTCAGTTAGTGGTGACTTGACACAAAATAGATATCAAATGTTGAGCGCCTTAAGTTATGAAAATGACTTTATCAATCAAATAAATACTAAGTTGGCGTTTACCGATTATCAGCATCAAGAAATTGAAGATGGGGTAGTAGGTACCGTATTCAAAAATAAAATGATGGAAGCACGCGCCGACTTTTACCATCATGAAGTGAATGGTTGGACAGGCGCATGGACGGCGCATTACAAAAGCAACGACTTTGAAGCGATTGGCGATGAAGCATTTACCCCGCCTTCAAAGACCGATGCTATGGCCTTAGTTTGGCTCGAAGAAAAGCATTTTGGTGATTTTCTATGGCAACTTGGTGCTCGCATCGAGCACGTCAAGATCACAGTAGAAGACTCACATGATGATGCAGACTCACATGATGAGCATGACGAAGACATTGATTTAGATGAGATAAAAAGCCAATCTTTCACTCCGCTGAGTCTATCTGCCGGTACGGTATGGGATTATCAGCAAGGATATAACTTAGCCTTCTCTTTATCTTACTCACAGCGTGCGCCATCAGCGGCAGAGCTGTTTGCAAATGGCCCTCATATTGGTACCAACACCTATGAAATTGGCGCCATTTTCGATGTAGAAGCACATCAGGGACATGCCGATATTGGTCTGAATTCACAAAAAGTAGATTTGGAAACTTCGTACAATATTGACCTAACTTGGCGTAAGTTCGAAGGGAATTTTGGCTTTGTTTTCAGTGCTTTTTATAATCATATTGATGACTATTATTATCAACAAAATACCGCATTATTTGCAAATAATGGTCATCAACATGATGAAGGTATTCTAGATGAGTTCCTATTAGAGGAAGAAGAAGGGTTGCCTATTTATCAGTTCCAACAAGCTGATGTTGACATGTATGGGTTTGAAGCCGAGCTGGCTTATCAGATCTCAGAGCCTTTAAAAGCGACTCTAATTGCTGATTATATTCGCGCGAAATTAACTGATGGGGGCAACTTACCTCGAATCCCACCGATGAGAATTGGCTCTGAGCTGACTTATCAACAGGACAATTACGCGATATCTTCGACCCTGAGTCATTACTTTAAACAAAATGATGTGGCTGATTTAGAAACATCAACCAAGGGCTATACGATGTTAGATGCTAAGGCTGATTTTTACCTAGACGGCTTTGGTGATGATTTTGTGATCTTTGTGAAAGCCCAGAACCTAACCAACGAAGAAGCCCGTGTGCATGGTTCATTTCTAAAAGATACCGCGCCATTGCCTGGAAGAAATTTTTCTGTAGGCATTCGTGGTAGCTTTTAA